The following are encoded together in the Limanda limanda chromosome 12, fLimLim1.1, whole genome shotgun sequence genome:
- the siva1 gene encoding apoptosis regulatory protein Siva, translated as MTKRACPFPETFSSQYKVHIRQQELNNLGVFGNKYRQETYEKTKNLLFMGAKAVMGRLWTGEEKTTEPQAAGPAETPSCSQTLLRGQTLIGHDGRLTRVNAAAGAPVVPAGCCVCQKSQGARTPCSQCDRPACSSCTRQCSSCSSPCCSVCTIIDYSGQYEEVLCCSCST; from the exons ATGACGAAAAGAGCCTGTCCGTTCCCCGAGACCTTCTCCTCCCAGTACAAAGTACACATCCGACAACAGGAGCTCAACAACCTCGGCGTGTTTGGGAACAAATACCGGCAGGAAACCTACG AGAAGACAAAGAACTTGCTCTTCATGGGAGCCAAGGCTGTGATGGGCAGACTCTGGACCGGGGAGGAGAAGACCACCGAGCCCCAGGCAGCAGGACCAGCGGAGACCCCCTCCTGTAGCCAGACCCTGCTGAGAGGACAGACACTGATCGGACACGACGGGAGACTGACGCGAGTCAACGCTGCggcag GTGCACCTGTGGTCCCTGCAGGCTGCTGTGTTTGTCAGAAGAGCCAAGGCGCCAGGACTCCGTGCTCCCAGTGTGACCGTCCAGCGTGTTCCTCCTGTACCCGCCAgtgctccagctgctccagcccctgctgctctgtctGCACCATCATAGA
- the adss1 gene encoding LOW QUALITY PROTEIN: adenylosuccinate synthetase isozyme 1 (The sequence of the model RefSeq protein was modified relative to this genomic sequence to represent the inferred CDS: substituted 1 base at 1 genomic stop codon) translates to MNIDCLREDEEPWRRSAQRSVRRALTSSPLRLQIWLGPLLETRXSSRGGQTTDSTVMSHTWSTKDHKNSGQPAATGPQKRARNDAGNKVTVVLGAQWGDEGKGKVVDLLAVEADVVCRCQGGNNAGHTVVVDGKEYDFHLLPSGIINPKSTSLIGNGVVIHLPGLFEEGDKNDKKGLKGWEKRLIVSDRAHLVFDFHQVVDGIQESERQAQEGKNIGTTKKGIGPAYSSKASRTGLRVCDLLGDFKDFSTRFKNLVRQYQSMYPSLEVDTEDQLKKLKEYGERLRPMVRDGVYYMYEALHGHPKKILVEGANAALLDIDFGTYPFVTSSNCTVGGACTGLGIPPLNIGDVYGVAKAYTTRVGIGAFPTEQLNADGELLQTRGREVGVTTGRKRRCGWLDLVIVRYAHMINGFTAIALTKLDILDVLDEIKVGVAYKLNGKRIPHFPANMDVLQKVEVEYETFPGWKTDTSAARKWNDLPPKAQNYIRFIENHIGVPIKWVGVGKSRECMIQMF, encoded by the exons ATGAATATCGACTGCCttagagaggatgaagag CCTTGGAGACGATCTGCCCAGAGATCTGTGCGCCGGGCTCTGACATCATCGCCTCTGAGGTTACAGATATGGCTTGGCCCCCTCTTGGAGACGCGTTAGTCTTCTCGCGGCggacagaccacagacagcaCCGTCATGTCTCACACCTGGTCAACGAAAGACCACAAGAACTCCGGCCAGCCCGCCGCCACCGGGCCGCAGAAGCGAGCGCGTAACGACGCGGGGAACAAGGTGACGGTGGTGCTCGGCGCGCAGTGGGGAGACGAGGGCAAAGGGAAGGTCGTGGACTTGTTGGCCGTCGAGGCGGACGTGGTCTGCAGATGTCAG GGAGGCAACAATGCAGGACACACAGTGGTGGTGGATGGCAAGGAGTACGACTTCCACCTCCTCCCGAGTGGAATCATCAACCCCAAAAGCACATCACTCATTG GTAATGGAGTGGTCATACATCTACCCGGCCTGTTTGAGGAAGGTGATAAAAATGACAAGAAAG GTCTGAAAGGCTGGGAGAAGAGACTTATTGTCTCAGACAGAGCTCACCTCG TGTTTGATTTCCACCAGGTGGTGGATGGCATACAGGAGAGTGAACGACAAGCACAAGAAGGAAAGAA CATTGGAACAACCAAGAAGGGAATTGGACCTGCATACTCCAGCAAAGCTTCTCGCACtggcctgcgtgtgtgtgacctcCTGGGAGACTTTAAGGACTTCTCCACCAG ATTCAAGAACCTTGTCCGCCAGTATCAATCCATGTATCCTTCCTTGGAAGTTGACACTGAGGACCAACTGAAAAAACTCAAA GAGTACGGTGAGAGATTGCGGCCGATGGTGAGAGACGGGGTCTATTATATGTACGAAGCTCTTCATGGACATCCAAAAAAAATTCTGGTTGAAGGGGCCAATGCAGCTCTGCTTGACATCGACTTTG GTACTTATCCTTttgtgacatcatcaaactgCACCGTGGGCGGGGCGTGCACTGGTCTTGGGATCCCTCCTCTGAATATTGGGGACGTGTACGGTGTAGCAAAGGCCTACACCACCAGAGTGGGAATCGGAGCGTTCCCCACAGAACAACTCAAC GCagacggagagctgctgcagaccAGGGGTCGCGAGGTGGGCGTAACCACAGGAAGGAAGCGCCGCTGCGGCTGGTTGGATCTAGTCATCGTCAGATACGCTCATATGATCAATGGCTTCACAGC CATTGCCTTGACAAAACTTGACATTCTGGACGTGCTGGATGAAATCAAAGTTGGAGTTGCCTACAAACTCAATGGAAAAAGAATTCCCCATTTTCCAG cCAACATGGACGTTTTGCAAAAAGTGGAAGTCGAGTATGAGACCTTCCCTGGTTGGAAGACGGACACGTCTGCAGCCAGGAAGTGGAACGACCTCCCCCCCAAGGCACAAAACTACATCCGCTTCATCGAGAACCACATCGGAGTTCCCA TTAAATGGGTCGGTGTTGGAAAGTCCAGAGAGTGCATGATCCAGATGTTCTAG